CGGTCTGGAACTCGGGTCAGAGGATTATATTGTAAAACCATTCAGTCCTAAGGAGCTGGTCCTGAGAGTTCAGGCAATACTCAGAAGAGTGGAGCAGGGAGGAAAACAACAGAGTGAAGGTGTCCAATTTTCATTGGACGGCCATACACTTCACCTCAATGAACACACTCATGAAGTCATCCTTGATGGTACATTGCTCTCCCTTACTGCTCTAGAGTGGAAGATGCTTCTTCTGCTTGCTGAGAACAGTCCCCAGTTGATTACCAGACAGCGGCTTTTGGGTGAATGCCTGGGGTATGTACATGACGGATCCGACAGAACGATCAATACCCATATGAAGAATCTACGATCAAAGCTTGGATCAGATGAGTGGATCAAGACAGTGAGAGGATTCGGGTACGCATTTGCTGGGAAACGGAAGGATAGTTAGGATGAAACGAACCATCTCACTGTCAACGCTGAACTTCCTGCTGGTACTACTCAGTCTGCTTGTATTCATCTCCTTGCTTTCTTTGATGCTCTTCTTTGGATTGGAAGCAACCCAGGATGCTTGGTACTCACAGCAAACTGCTAGCCTGCAGAGACAAATTGAAGAACGGGTTCTGGAAATATATAGGCAAGAAGGAACGCTCAGTGAAGGATCCCTCTCAGTTGCATTGGAAGACCTATTGCAGCAACCCACCTACCTGATCATCTCCGATACAGGGAGAAACACGCTCTATGCCTACCATAAAACTGATCGCAGTGTTGGCAGGGCAAGGGGATTCCAATTTGGACAATTGGAGAACCAGAAGATACTTCCCATCACCAGGGAAGATGGACAAATCATTGCCTACTATTCCATGCATCTGCCTACCTTCTCCGAGGTGGAAGCCAATGCAATGCTTGTCTCAGCTGCAAAGAATGTACTCATCTGGGCATTGCTTGTTGCCCTTCTTGTAGCCGTAGTACTTGCTTTCCTCTTTTTTCTACCGCTCAAGAAGCGTAGTCGGGAACTCACTGAAGGATTGACCAGTATGGCCAATCGTCAAAGGGATGTTGTGCTAAAACAGAGTATGGTGAGTGAGTTTGCAGACATCAGTGAAGCAGCAAAAAAACTCCAGGAAAATCTATTGCATGAGGAGCGGCTTCGTCGTCAGTGGGCAGCTGATATCGCCCATGATCTGAGAAGCCCGGTTACAGTGCTGAGGGGCCAGTTGGAAGGAGTAGCGGATGGAGTCCTGAAACTGGACGAGCATCGTATTGCCCTTTTCCTTGCGGAAACGCAGAAGCTTACCTATATGATTAATGACCTCTCTCTCCTGACGCACCTGGAATCGCCAGGCTATGAAGTACATACTGAGCCAGTAAGGGTCGATGAAGTACTCAATCATCTACTCTCTCGCTTTGAAGTACAAGCAAAGCAGAGAGGGATGGAATTCTCTTACAATGCCACACCCCTGTTATTGCAAGCCGATTTGAACCTGTTTACCAGACTCCTGGACAACTTGATTTCCAATGCTGTGCGATACGGCACAGCTCCTTCCACGATCACCATCCATAATGAGGGTGACTCGGATGGTAATGCCGTACAGCTAAGTTTCGAAAACGAAGGAGTCATTGAAGAGGCCTTCCTCCCAAGACTTTTTGATAGACTGAGTAGAGCTGAAGCCTCTCGCACCAGTGAAGGTAGTGGACTGGGGCTTTCCATAGTAAAAGCCATTGTTGAGGCTCATGGTTGGAATATTGCTGTAACCAGCAATAAAAAAACCAAATTTACCCTCTACTTTACCTAATCTTTATCTACTGTTGAAACTCTCTGGACACTACAGTGCGAAACTCTAGTCAAGACAAACAAATTGACTGGAGGTCAAAGAATGAAGAACAACAAACGTATTGGGATGGTAGCCATCCTCCTTATCGTCGGTATCGTAGCACTGAGTGCAGCTCCTGCATTCGCACAAGGTAGAGCAGTAGCTCCAGTGCAGGGAAGGGCTGTAGCCACAGCTCCTCGATCAAGTGTCCAGCAGAACCAGGCTGTGCAACAGCGTGTTATGATGATGGATTGTACAGCAGAAGATTGTATCTTTGATGAGCTCCCCGCTGAACTGCAGGCACAGATTGAAGAGAGAAGGGCAGAAGCTGAACTGAGACAGGCTGCTGGTGGTCAGTATCAGGGTGGTGGTCGTGGCCAGAGAGGCGGCTCACCTCAGGGTGGCATGGCCGGTGGTCGTGGTCAGAAGGCTGGATCTCCACAAGGTGGATATGGCCGTCGCTAAATCGTAGATTACGTAATCTCCAAGAGGGTCTTCGGACCCTCGCTTTTTTGCATATTTCTATGGATTGATTTATATATGATTAGTAATGATATATAATCATATAACGATATAAATACTTATAATATAAATAAAAAAGTATTATTTTCATAAGAAACTTCTTGAGAAACGATACCTCCGAGTGCATACTGAGCATAGAAAAAATAAGGAGAGCATATGAGAATCATTGATGTATTGGTTATAGGGGGTGGAGCCTCCGGGTTGCAAGCTGCAATCACCACGAAGACTACTTATCCTGAAAAAGAAGTTGTTTTGGTTCGCAAGGAAGAGCAGGTCTTGATACCTTGTGGAATTCCTTATATTTTCGGAACGCTTAGCGACAGTAGCAAGGACATTCTTCCCGATAAATTACTTACCTCTGTAGGGGTTGAGATTGTTGTGGATGAAATGACTGAGATCAAGGTCAAAGAAAGACAATGTGTGTTTGCAAGTGGCGAGACGATGCAATATGCAAAGTTGATCCTTGCCCTGGGCAGTATCCCCACCAAGCCGGCTTGGCTCAAGGGTGGAGATCTGGAGCGAGTATTCACCATACCTAAAAACAAGGTGTACCTGGACAAGATGCTTGATGAACTCAAGGACCTTAAGGAGATCATCGTCATTGGTGCAGGTTTTATCGGTGTCGAGGTGTCTGACGAGCTGAACAAGAAAGGGTACCATGTCACCTTGTTGGAAATTGAGAAAGCAATCCTCAACCGTGCCTTTGACGATGAGTTTGGAGCCCTTGCCCAGGAGCATCTGGAAGAACGTGGTGTAAAGGT
The sequence above is drawn from the uncultured Sphaerochaeta sp. genome and encodes:
- a CDS encoding response regulator transcription factor, translated to MIYIVEDNPAIAETIQAYLQLAGYTTEVFGKCEGVIESLEYKHPRLCILDVMLPDGDGFLLAKQIHAADESIPFIFLTARESESDRITGLELGSEDYIVKPFSPKELVLRVQAILRRVEQGGKQQSEGVQFSLDGHTLHLNEHTHEVILDGTLLSLTALEWKMLLLLAENSPQLITRQRLLGECLGYVHDGSDRTINTHMKNLRSKLGSDEWIKTVRGFGYAFAGKRKDS
- a CDS encoding HAMP domain-containing sensor histidine kinase, which codes for MKRTISLSTLNFLLVLLSLLVFISLLSLMLFFGLEATQDAWYSQQTASLQRQIEERVLEIYRQEGTLSEGSLSVALEDLLQQPTYLIISDTGRNTLYAYHKTDRSVGRARGFQFGQLENQKILPITREDGQIIAYYSMHLPTFSEVEANAMLVSAAKNVLIWALLVALLVAVVLAFLFFLPLKKRSRELTEGLTSMANRQRDVVLKQSMVSEFADISEAAKKLQENLLHEERLRRQWAADIAHDLRSPVTVLRGQLEGVADGVLKLDEHRIALFLAETQKLTYMINDLSLLTHLESPGYEVHTEPVRVDEVLNHLLSRFEVQAKQRGMEFSYNATPLLLQADLNLFTRLLDNLISNAVRYGTAPSTITIHNEGDSDGNAVQLSFENEGVIEEAFLPRLFDRLSRAEASRTSEGSGLGLSIVKAIVEAHGWNIAVTSNKKTKFTLYFT